In one window of Megalops cyprinoides isolate fMegCyp1 chromosome 24, fMegCyp1.pri, whole genome shotgun sequence DNA:
- the ankrd12 gene encoding ankyrin repeat domain-containing protein 12 isoform X2 has protein sequence MAKPGGDREGTMVEKQAGKKSKDKISPFTKTPKLDRGELLGKETKQKSSMKRKLSFTVSPSHNDERDSDTDKDGPDKKKVKKETGNKKSTPVNILFGYPLSERKQMALLMQMTARDNSPDSTPSHPTQTPPVQKKIASSASSRQKDKVNKRNERGETPLHMAAIRGDAKQVKELISLGADVNVKDFAGWTPLHEACNLGYYDVAKVLIAAGAEVNTQGLDDDTPLHDASSSGHKDIVKLLLRHGGNAFQANKRGERPVDVADSQELERLLKGEVPLSEPEESSSESEDPPSVNPSSVDENMEYSDTEKDTDAKQANAAKSSASMSGMDEYEFKDEEEEEEEDLSKALNDRHILRRELRQREKDEKDSNHFLSKQDKEGKSKKQKPSRVLYCSSESSSDDAELHPERKSSPTCSLASVEGHKPEGRTKKDAGLTAEHKEKGKVKKKYKNQSKNKENQEMKEDGKENSKASFFSSSTSTGLETPDKAGREEDSFKMSFSPKDDSSVHLFHLPPARSPKLNHGLADKQPAPLKQENAKTCLSMGGGQCQVDSLKHDRHAEPEYATESCSSKGAKHKEKSKHHHKELNLDGDDRSSSPYREDVSLDSTEGALRKTDKEGKVIKKYKLKHREKDKYRKECEAEKDRHRPKEARKDGHRNLEFDREFWKENFFKSDENEELLPGRTEAAEGGSLDKAMDSSPVKEERAGREKHASSSKERRQKEEREKDKALKKDKEFLYKEEKGREGKTGEQEEKADSLASDRGCEDSAHSTAVKEESEEQSITERHTEQDQRDQPEKGAREKTEKRVPGKEREAEKADKKHSDKEKKIKAEHSPDKSESYNCAEKWREREKTATGSSHSPGDRNHKESEKLKAILTAKKPEENKKSKDRPDRKSEKAEKEKSEKERCPGENRERERERTSTDKKSKALEKVPDQSKPDRTKEKEKDSDKKKKEKGKDLTSSSSNLKLLLEEKKSSVSESNRMSHDKTASVKLKEEVLRTPEKDRRDRDREPDRHKDRDRHKDRSQPSKVIKNKANEVEADKAKPKSSPAPRDTRPKEKRLVNDDLMQTSFERMLSLKDQEIEQWHKKHMEKIKQKERERMKQRPGPDLGKPKSKDRPKSSLGEASYSKELLRSKSSEASEAHGREKALRDATSTRSFSLDAKSLPHTGKLGVSLENSLSRSPRPDSERSGLMSRSVSMISVASSEDSCQAAALTPRPLAEYDSDFAPEGSDSLLSFSQSSFVVHPARSPAVQERENEGNLDVANRSRASLPVRHASPYLRSILDEDAKPTLAEGKPAEDLGRTGVAVPPSGEHSKSPLPNSSVAVTQENCSGPLPQSLSHSSPDAENPDSGVSEMFALGSHLPIVSNSRDPSRKDTEETGSQLVTLSQTDCKQQSMLEAKRPCTTDSLSERSALWPPVEDCREENCSEKPNLEPGQKETEDVSGGAFTPSLPSQHPLPANPVVPSDSCGEQRDQHRDPSLELSQRDEADLHSGAERREKPESLEGDHDSTEGKEEKLRKGNMWSGVSGSIKAECASSPGPSNIPICSSSQRADRSAGDSLFISSVGSAEAKDTPDNTEAEDVGTKDTKMPKSIKESTDLRDPHSDQHEGGHPTSSSVVGSCSAGTEHQTEGADASEGQERSGSMEAAEREGPVAGENPQTLAASDVKAEVCQEPVPDYAAREEKSQQQQEVPAVPHGTPQGEHQAEHGNTCSGSSSPLPADGDTLGAKAKTRPVEDEDIQVHHPRKRKMPRVSQVGGSAQQAKDKTQQSLAAIVDSLKLEEIQPYQTERANPYYEFLHIRKKIEEKRKVLCSVIPQAPQYYDEYVTFNGSYLLDGNPLSKLCIPTITPPPSLPDPLKEMFKQQEVVRMKLRLQHSIEREKLIVSNEQEVLRVHYRAARTLANQTLPFSACTVLLDAEVYNMPQDAQGEDGKTSVRDRFNARQFMSWLQDVDDKFDKLKTCLLMRQQHEAAALNAVQRLEWQLKLQELDPATYKSTSIFEIPEFYIPLVDVNDDFDLTPI, from the exons ATGGCCAAACCCGGGGGCGACCGAGAAGGCACCATGGTGGagaaacaagcagggaagaAG AGCAAAGATAAGATTTCTCCCTTCACCAAAACCCCAAAGCTGGACCGTGGTGAGCTCCTGGGGAAGGAGACGAAGCAGAAGTCTTCCATGAAGCGCAAGCTCTCCTTCACCGTCAGTCCGTCCCACAATGACGAGCGGGACTCCGACACAG ATAAAGACGGTCCTGACAAGAAGAAAGTGAAGAAGGAGACGGGAAACAAGAAGTCGACTCCCGTGAACATCCTGTTCGGATATCCCCTGTCTGAGCGAAAGCAGATGGCCCTGCTCATGCAGATGACAGCAAGAGACAACAGCCCAG ACTCCACCCCCAGCCACCCTACGCAGACCCCGCCTGTTCAGAAGAAGATTGCAAGCTCCGCGTCCTCCAGGCAGAAGGACAAGGTCAACAAGAGGAATGAGCGGGGGGAGACCCCCCTCCATATGGCCGCTATCCGTGGCGATGCCAAGCAAGTCAAGGAGCTCATCAGCCTGGGAGCCGACGTCAATGTCAAAGACTTTGCAG GCTGGACCCCCCTTCACGAGGCCTGTAACCTGGGTTACTACGACGTGGCCAAGGTCCTGATCGCAGCAGGGGCGGAGGTCAACACGCAGGGGCTGGACGATGACACGCCGCTGCACGATGCCTCCAGCAGCGGGCACAAGGAC ATCGTGAAGCTACTGCTGAGACACGGCGGAAACGCCTTCCAGGCCAACAAGCGCGGGGAACGGCCAGTGGACGTGGCCGACTCACAGGAGCTGGAGCGGCTGCTGAAGGGGGAGGTCCCGCTGTCCGAGCCAGAGGAGAGCTCCTCAG AATCAGAAGACCCTCCATCAGTAAACCCCTCCAGTGTTGATGAAAACATGGAGTACTCTGACACAGAAAAGGACACTGACGCAAAACAGGCCAACGCTGCCAAATCGTCAGCCTCCATGTCCGGGATGGATGAGTACGAGTTcaaggatgaggaggaggaggaagaggaagacctGAGCAAGGCACTGAACGACCGGCATATCCTCAGGAGGGAGCTTCGTCAGCGAGAGAAAGACGAGAAGGACAGCAACCACTTCCTGTCCAAACAGGACAAAGAGGGCAAGTCTAAGAAGCAGAAGCCATCTCGGGTCCTGTACTGCAGTTCGGAGAGCTCCAGTGATGATGCCGAGCTACACCCCGAGAGGAAGAGCTCTCCCACCTGCTCCCTCGCCTCTGTTGAAGGGCACAAACCTGAGGGGAGGACGAAAAAAGACGCCGGTCTCACGGCCGAACACAAAGAGAAGGGCAAGGTCAAAAAGAAGTACAAaaatcagagcaaaaacaaGGAGAACCAGGAGATGAAGGAGGATGGGAAGGAGAACAGCAAAGCATCATTCttttcctcctccacctccaccggGCTGGAGACCCCAGACAAGGCCGGCAGAGAGGAGGACTCCTTCAAGATGTCTTTCAGTCCCAAGGATGACTCGTCCGTCCACCTCTTCCATCTGCCACCAGCGAGGTCTCCCAAGCTCAACCATGGCCTGGCCGACAAGCAGCCCGCCCCCCTCAAGCAGGAAAACGCTAAGACCTGTCTTTCCATGGGAGGCGGGCAGTGTCAGGTGGACAGCTTAAAACACGACCGGCATGCCGAGCCAGAGTACGCCACcgagagctgcagcagcaagGGAGCCAAGCACAAGGAAAAGAGCAAGCACCACCACAAAGAGCTCAACCTGGACGGTGACGACAGAAGCTCCAGCCCCTACAGAGAGGACGTCAGCTTGGACAGCACGGAGGGGGCCTTGCGGAAGACCGACAAAGAGGGCAAAGTCATCAAGAAGTATAAGCTGAAACACCGGGAGAAGGACAAATACAGGAAGGAGTGTGAGGCTGAGAAGGACAGGCACAGGCCGAAGGAAGCGAGGAAAGATGGCCACAGGAACCTAGAATTTGACCGGGAATTCTGGAAAGAGAACTTCTTCAAAAGCGACGAGAATGAGGAGCTGCTCCCGGGGAGAACGGAGGCGGCTGAAGGCGGGTCGCTAGACAAGGCGATGGATTCGTCCCCCGTTAAAGAGGAGAGAGCGGGGAGAGAAAAACACGCCAGCAGCAGCAAAGAGAGGAGGCAGAAGGAAGAGCGGGAAAAGGACAAGGCCCTTAAAAAGGACAAGGAGTTCCTGTACaaagaggagaaggggagggaggggaaaacgGGTGAACAGGAAGAGAAAGCTGATAGCCTGGCCTCCGATCGAGGGTGTGAAGACTCTGCACACAGCACCGCTGTAAAAGAGGAGTCAGAGGAGCAGTCTATAACGGAGAGACATACTGAGCAGGACCAACGGGACCAACCAGAAAAAGGTGCACGGgagaaaactgaaaagagaGTCCcggggaaagagagggaggctgaAAAGGCGGACAAAAAGCATTCcgacaaagaaaagaaaatcaaagcaGAGCACTCCCCAGACAAATCCGAGTCCTACAACTGTGCAGAgaagtggagggagagggaaaagacGGCAACAGGCTCCTCCCATTCTCCTGGAGACAGAAACCACAAGGAGAGTGAGAAGCTGAAGGCCATCCTGACCGCAAAGAAGCCAGAGGAGAACAAGAAAAGTAAAGACAGGCCAGACAGGAAGAGTgagaaggcagagaaagagaagtctGAGAAGGAGCGCTGTCCAGGGgaaaacagggagagggagagggagaggaccaGCACAGACAAGAAGAGCAAAGCCCTGGAGAAAGTTCCAGATCAAAGCAAGCCTGACcgcacaaaagagaaagaaaaagacagtgacaaaaagaagaaggagaaaggaaaagacCTGACTTCATCCAGCTCGAACCTCAAGTTGCTtctggaggagaaaaagagcagTGTGTCTGAAAGCAACAGGATGTCCCATGACAAGACTGCCTCTGTAAAGCTGAAGGAGGAAGTGCTGAGAACACCAGAGAAAGACCGGCGAGATCGGGACAGAGAGCctgacagacacaaagacagggaTCGTCACAAAGACAGGTCGCAGCCCAGTAAAGTCATCAAGAACAAGGCCAACGAGGTGGAGGCCGACAAGGCTAAACCCAAATCCTCGCCTGCCCCCAGGGACACCCGGCCTAAAGAGAAAAGGCTGGTCAATGATGACCTCATGCAGACCAGTTTTGAGCGAATGCTGAGCTTGAAGGACCAGGAGATTGAGCAGTGGCACAAGAAACACATGGAGAAGataaagcagaaagagagagagaggatgaagcAGCGGCCGGGGCCGGACCTGGGCAAGCCCAAGAGCAAAGACCGACCCAAAAGCTCCCTTGGTGAGGCCAGCTACAGCAAGGAGCTGCTGCGCTCCAAGAGCTCAGAGGCCTCTGAAGCTCACGGCCGAGAGAAAGCACTCAGAGATGCCACCAGCACCAGATCATTCTCCCTGGACGCTAAGAGCCTGCCTCACACTGGAAAGCTGGGCGTTAGTCTGGAGAACAGCCTGAGTCGCTCCCCACGGCCCGACAGCGAGAGGTCCGGCCTCATGTCCAGATCAGTGTCCATGATATCCGTGGCCAGCTCAGAGGACTCTTGCCAGGCGGCGGCCCTCACGCCCAGGCCCCTCGCTGAGTACGACTCAGACTTTGCTCCGGAAGGTTCCGACTCACTGCTGTCCTTCTCACAGTCTTCCTTTGTTGTGCACCCTGCCCGGTCACCTGCCGTTCAGGAAAGAGAAAACGAAGGCAATCTTGATGTGGCAAACCGGAGCAGGGCTTCGTTACCTGTCAGACATGCATCCCCTTATCTGAGGTCTATACTAGATGAAGATGCGAAGCCTACATTAGCTGAAGGCAAGCCTGCTGAGGATCTAGGTAGGACTGGCGTGGCGGTACCTCCCAGCGGGGAACACTCCAAGAGTCCTCTGCccaacagcagtgtggcagtcaCCCAAGAGAACTGCAGTGGTCCATTACCCCAAAGCCTCAGCCATTCCAGCCCTGATGCTGAGAATCCAGACAGTGGTGTCAGTGAGATGTTCGCCTTGGGCAGTCATCTTCCTATTGTGTCAAACAGCAGGGATCCTTCGAGGAAGGACACAGAAGAAACGGGCAGCCAGCTGGTCACCCTCTCACAAACAGACTGCAAGCAGCAGAGCATGCTAGAAGCTAAAAGGCCGTGTACCACGGACTCCCTGTCAGAGAGGAGTGCACTGTGGCCCCCTGTGGAGgactgcagagaggagaacTGCAGCGAGAAACCAAACCTGGAGCCAGGCCAGAAGGAAACCGAGGACGTGTCAGGGGGAGCGTTCACACCCTCTCTACCTTCGCAACATCCACTGCCCGCGAACCCCGTGGTACCGTCCGATTCCTGCGGCGAACAGCGGGATCAGCACAGAGATCCCAGCCTGGAGTTGTCGCAGAGAGATGAGGCCGATTTACATTCAGGAGCCGAGCGGAGAGAAAAGCCTGAGTCGTTGGAGGGTGACCATGACAGCACAGAGGGCAAAGAGGAGAAACTGAGGAAGGGGAACATGTGGAGCGGTGTGTCTGGAAGCATCAAAGCAGAGTGTGCAAGCAGCCCCGGGCCCTCTAACATCCCCATATGTAGCAGTAGTCAAAGGGCCGACAGATCTGCGGGGGACTCCCTCTTCATTTCCAGTGTGGGCAGCGCAGAAGCTAAGGACACTCCAGACAACACGGAGGCTGAAGACGTGGGTACAAAAGACACTAAAATGCCAAAATCCATAAAGGAGTCTACAGACCTGCGTGATCCTCACTCAGACCAACATGAAGGCGGCCATCCCACATCATCGTCTGTTGTAGGATCATGCTCTGCAGGCACTGAACATCAGACCGAGGGGGCTGATGCCTCCGAGGGCCAGGAGAGGAGTGGAAGCAtggaggcagcagagagggaagggcCTGTGGCAGGGGAAAACCCGCAAACCCTCGCAGCTTCAGATGTGAAGGCTGAAGTATGCCAGGAGCCTGTCCCTGACTATGCTGCCAGGGAGGAGAAATCTCAGCAGCAGCAAGAGGTGCCGGCAGTACCCCACGGCACCCCCCAAGGGGAGCACCAAGCAGAGCACGGCAACACCTGCTCAGGAAGTTCCTCCCCTCTGCCGGCGGATGGTGACACCTTGGGTGCCAAGGCCAAGACGCGACCGGTGGAGGACGAGGACATCCAGGTGCACCACCCGCGGAAGCGGAAGATGCCGCGGGTGTCGCAGGTCGGTGGCAGCGCTCAGCAGGCCAAGGACAAGACCCAGCAGTCCCTGGCGGCCATCGTGGACTCGCTGAAGCTGGAGGAAATCCAGCCCTACCAGACGGAGAGGGCCAACCCCTACTACGAGTTCCTGCACATCCGCAAGAAGATCGAGGAGAAGAGGAAAGTGCTGTGCAGCGTCATCCCACAGGCACCCCAGTACTATGACGAGTATGTTACCTTCAACGGTTCCTACCTACTGGATGGAAACCCTCTCAGCAAGCTGTGCATTCCGACC ATAACTCCACCGCCCTCCTTGCCTGACCCTCTGAAGGAGATGTTTAAACAGCAGGAGGTTGTGCGCATGAAGCTGAGACTGCAGCACAGTATTGAGCGG GAAAAGCTGATCGTGTCCAACGAGCAGGAAGTCTTGCGTGTCCATTACCGTGCGGCGAGAACACTAGCCAATCAGACGCTTCCTTTCAGCGCCTGCACCGTACTGCTGGACGCAGAAGTGTACAACATGCCCCAGGATGCGCAG ggAGAAGATGGAAAAACATCCGTGCGGGACAGGTTCAACGCCAGACAGTTCATGTCTTGGTTACAGGATGTTGATGACAAGTTTGACAAATTAAAG acatgTCTCCTGATGCGGCAGCAGCATGAGGCAGC